One Campylobacter showae CSUNSWCD genomic window, GTTAAAGTATCGCTTAGTACCGTTAGTTTTGAGTCGCTCGTTATCTTTCCGATCTGTAGTAACTCGGCACCAGAGATCACATCTATCCCGCCAAGCTCAAATTTATAATTGCTATTTACGAGTGCTTTTGAGATCATTTTCGGCTCTATTGGCGTTTCATACTTCACGTCATAATCGATGTTTTTTATCTTTATAGCAATATCTTCTTTACTAGTAAAGTCAATGAAATCATTTGCAAGAGAGACTCCGGTTATTTTCTTTTCGCCGTTTATGTCAAAATTTAAAAACGATTTGGCGAGATTTAGCTTATTGCCGTCTTGTTCTTTTTGCACTCCGACTAGCTCAAAGACGAATTTTTTATCTCCGCCCGAAGCGCCGTCCGCGTGAAATTTGATAGGTCTAGTCGTATCAAATATCTCTTTTATGAAATTTTTATACGGGTCGTTTAAAAACTCCGCATCGCCCGCAAGCTCAAATTTGCCTAGCAAACTGTCAAAACCGTGCGAGATATTCATGTCGATTTTTATAGTTAGGTCCTCTGATGGTTTGTAGTCTTCGCCAAGAGAAATGATCTCGTCTATGTAACCTTTAGATAAAACTACATCGTAGTTTGCGTGCGACTTTAGTAGACCGCTCTCAAATACGCTGTTTTTGACCTCCATACCGTTTGCTTTGATTAGGTTCAAAGCCTCGTTATACTTTTCTTCTACCTTGTTTGCGTTAAATTTTAGCCCGCCAAAAACCACGGCTGCTATAATCACCAATGCAATCAGTAACTTTTTCATTCCGACCTTCCTTTCTTTTTTGTTGCTTCTTGTAGATATACCCAGATGAGCGTCAGTAGCGAAAACATCGTAACCGGCATCAGCCAGCCGTTTTCGCCCATAAAATCCCACGCCCGCTCAAACGCCTCGCCCGCCCAAAAGCTGCCAAGTCCGAGCAAAACCGCCCAAACTGCCGCGCTAATAACGTTTATGACGCTAAATTTAGCAAACGAATACTTCGTAAGCCCGATAGCAAGCGGAATAAGGGTTTTTAGTCCGTAGATAAATTTTTTGAAAAATATTATTTTATTTCCGTGCTGCTTGAATAAAATTTGAGAGAAGGCAAGTTTGCGTTTGTGTTTAGCAAGATACGGCATCACGGCAGCGCGGTTATATCTACTGACGTAAAAAAGCAGCGTATCGCCGATAGCGTTAGCGACAGCCGCCAGCACGATACTCACGGTTATGTCCATCTTGCCCAGATGAGCTAGCACGCCGGCCGCGATGATAGCGACCATGCCGCCTCCAAGCGAATATAAAAACACTATCACGTACCCGTAGGTCGATAGCGAGGTTAGCATCTCTTGCAAATTTGGCCTTTAGTATTTTGAAATAGCGCTCATTAGCGCATTATATCCGTAGCTATCCATCCTTAGAGGCGCGTCGTTAGTTTTAGCTAGCACCGCTCCGCCAAAGCTCGCCCCGGCAAAAAACCCGTCGTTGTCCGTATACGCGTAAATATCGCTCGTAAAGCTAAAATCGCTCACTCTGCCATAAAATTTGCCCGTATCGGCAAACGCAAACGATGCGTCAGCGTTTATCGTAATTTTGGCGTCTTTTATGTCGGCTACGAGGCTATCTTTCAGGATAAATAACACAAGCGAGCTATTTTCGTAACCAACCTGCAACCCGATACTGCCGCCGCTGATATCCACAACCATCATTTCGCTTGGCGCATACGGATTTCCCACGAGCATCACGCCCTTGCCGTGCATACCGCCCAGCACAAAGCCCACCTTGGTGATACTTGGAAAAACGACGACCGCTTTTGCATTTTGGAGCAAAGCCTTAACCGGTGCGTCCGAGTTTTTATGCATCGTCGTCGTAAAAGAATTTGATGCGTCTAGCACGAGTTCGTCGTTTGCCACGAGCGCTAAAACGCAAAAAATCGCTAGTAAAATTTCTCTCATTTTCTACCTGAATTTGACCTATTTAGCCATTTCTATGGCTCTAGTTTCTCGGATCACGTTTACTTTGATCTCGCCCGGATACTGCACCTTGCTCTCGATTTCTGCAGCGATTTCCTTAGCTACGAGAACCGCTTCGTCGTCGTTTATGAGCTTGGCGTTTGCGATGACGCGGATCTCTCGGCCCGCGTTTATCGCATAAGCCTGCTTGATGCCTTCTTTGCTTTTTGCGATGTTTTCTATCTCTTCGACACGTTTTAGGAAGCTCTCAAGCACCTCTCTACGAGCTCCCGGGCGAGCCGCGCTTAGAGCGTCCGCAGCGCAAACGGCGGCGCTTTCTACGCTAGTTGCCTCCTCATGTCCATGGTGGGCATAGATGGCGTTTATGACAACCGGATGCTCTTTATAGCGTTTGCAGATTTCAGCGCCCAGATCGACGTGGCTACCTTCAAATTCATGCGTCAAGGCCTTGCCGATGTCGTGTAGCAAGCCCGCTCTTTTGGCTAGCTTTTCATCCCCGCCCGTTTCGGCCGCGATGATGCCAGCAAGATGGGCTACCTCGAGGCTGTGAGCTAGGGCGTTTTGTCCGTAGCTGGCTCTAAATTTTAGCTTGCCGATTAGTTTCATTATCTCCGGATGGATTTTGCTAAGGCCTAGGTCGATGACGATATTTTCGCCCTCCTCTAGGATCGAGGCTTCAAATTCTTCGCATACTTTTTTGTGTAGATCTTCTATCCTCGCTGGCTGTATGCGGCCGTCTTGCACCAAAAGCTCTATCACGCGCGTCGCGATCGCCCTTCTATAGAGGTTAAAGCTGCTTAACGTGATAGCGTGCGGCATATCGTCGATGATGATATCTACGCCTAGCACCATTTCTAGGGTCTTGATATTGCGACCTTCTTTGCCGATTATGCGGCCTTTTAGCTCGTCATTTTTGATATCTACGACGTTTATCAGGCGCTCGGCGGCAAATTCTCCCGCAAACCTAGACGTAGCCTGCGCAAGGATATAATTCACACGCTTTTTAGCCTCGCGTTTAGCTTCCTCTTCGTGTTTTCGCACGATGTGAGCGATCTCGGCGCGGCTTTTTTCCTCTACTTTTTTTAGCACCTCTTCTCGCGCCTCTTCTTGCGTTAGGCCGGCGGCGTGCTCAAGCACCTTTAGCGCCTCTTGCAGCTTAGCTTGATAGCTTGCTTTTAGCCCAAGACCCTCTTCGTAGACGCTTTTTGCTTCGTTTCGGGATTTTTCTAACTCCGCCCTACTCTCGTTTAAAATTTCTTGCTCGTTTAGTAAGGTTTGCTCTTTTTTACCAATCTCTTCAAATTTTTGCGTGTATTCTTTTTGGAGTTTTACAGTTTTGTCGTCGTATTTTTTCTTGGCTTCAAATTCAGCCTCTTGGACTTGGATTTTAGCGTCTTTTAGCGTACGCTCAGCCTCAAATTCTATCGCTTTAGCCTTTGCTTTAGCCTGCTCTAAAAATATATTGTAGTTCGCGTCATTGATTTTTTTAGCGATGAGATAGCCTGCGCCAGCGCCCGCCGCACCTGCTCCTAAGCCGATTAAAATCTCTATCATAGATTCCTCTTTTTACGTAAATTTTGCTCGGGGTCAGGTAAAAATCACACGTAACATCGTGATCTTCGGATATGATTTCATTAGTAAAATTGTCTAAAATTTCAACGAATATCAAGGTAGGTCGGTAAGGCAAATTTGCAAAAAATCTATCGTAAAAACCTTTTCCGTGCCCTATTCGCGCCATATTTCCGTCCACCCCGAGAGTCGGAACTATAGCCACGTCTATACGCTTTTTAAATATCTTGGTACTTAGCGGCTCTTTTACGCCAAATTTCGTCCGAGATATAAGCGGTAGTCTAGATTTTACCATTTCTAAACTAATACCAAGCATAAACGGAACGAAAATTTCATACCTTTTGGCTAGCTCGCGCCTCAAAATGTAGCAATTTGGCTCATACAAAAGAGGATTAAATATCAAAATCCGTTTCGCTTTAAGCTCGGTTAGCAAATTTAAAAGCGGTTTAAACATCTTATAATGTTTTGCCCGCGCCGAAATTTGAACCTCTTTTTTCAAAATCCGTTTCGCATCGCGCCTGAACTCTTTTTTTATCAAATTTAACGCTCGTTTCATAAATTTTATGTATAATTTCTTCCAAATTTCAAAATAGGAAAAATATGAAAAAAACTCTTCTGATTATACCATTTTTGGCGCTACTTTTGGGCGGCTGCGGCGATGAAAATAAAAGCGACGCAAACAAAACTAGCGATGCGACGCCGACAACAACCACGTCCGCTCCGACTCAAAACCAAAGCGCAAGCGCAAGCATAGAAGCGCCGTTTGAGCTAACGCTAATGGACGAGAGCAAGATGACGCTGCAAAAATTTGACAAGGGCTTCAAAGTCGAGGGTAACGACGAGGCGATTTTGTTTAACTTTTTTGCCACTTGGTGTCCACCGTGCAAGGCAGAAATCCCGCACCTAAACAACCTAAGCGATAAATTTAAAGGCAAGCTAAAAATCGTAAGCGTACTAATGGAAGACAAGTCAAAAGACGAAATAGACGCCTTTATGAAGAAATTTAAAATAAATTTCGACATTAGCTACGGCGAAAACAACTTCCTCTTCGCAAAAGCCCTAGGCGGCGTCGTAGGCATCCCATACATGGTGCTTTATAAACCAAACGGCGAATACGCCACGCACTACGTCGGACTCGTGCCAGAAGAGATGCTAGAAAGCGATATAAATAAGGTAATCAACTAATGTTTGGCTTTTTAAAAAAGGGGCTTGATAAGACGCTCGCCGCGATCCGCTCGTCAAAACCAGCCGACAAAAAAATCTCAAAGGAAATTTTAGAAGAGATCCTGCTCGAAGCCGACATCGCCTACGAGATCGTCGAGGAGGTCCTCTACTACCTGCCGCCGCAAAACGAAGTAAAAAAAGACGACCTAAAGCGGCTTTTAAATACCTATTTCATATACGAAAGCGAGCGCGAGGCAAAAGTCGGAAAGCCTTTCGTGGAGCTGATTTTGGGCGTTAACGGAGCTGGTAAAACGACCACGATCGCAAAGCTTGCGAATTTATATAAAAATGAAGGCAAAAGCGTTATTTTAGGTGCTTGCGATACGTTTAGAGCCGGCGCCATCGAGCAGCTACGCCAGTGGGCGACCAGGACGGATGTCCCTATCGTCGCTACGCAGCAAGGCCATGATCCGTCCGCAGTCGCCTTTGATACGATCAGCTCAGCCGTCGCTAAAAATCTCGACAACGTCATCCTAGACACCGCAGGTCGCCTGCAAAATCAAACAAATTTAGCCAACGAGCTAAGCAAGATCGTACGCATCGCAGACAGAGCATACGCAGGCGCGCCGCACCGCAAGATCCTAATCCTTGACGGCACGCAGGGCAACGCAGGCCTCGCTCAAGCAAAGGCTTTTAACGACATCGTGAGCCTTGACGGCGTCATCATCACCAAGCTTGACGGCACCCCAAAAGGCGGAGCGCTTTTTGGGGTCGCGCGCGAGCTGGAGCTACCGATACTCTACATCGGCACCGGCGAGACGATGAACGATCTAGTGAAATTTGACCCGCACGATTTCGTAGATACTATCGTGGATGAAATTTACGCCTAAATTTTGGGCGTAAATTTTAGCTTTTTAAATTTATCCCTCCACTTAAATTTGCAAATTTTATATACAATAACCGCACTTAAGGCAATCTATTAAAAGGCAGAAAAATGACAACGCAAGAGTACGAGGCTAAATTTAGCGAGGATGATGCACCCGGCTGGGACGCGATAGCAGGCGCACTAGAAAAAATCTACGATCCCGCAAACGAGCGCCACTATGCGTCTTGGCTACATGCGAGTCTAGGCGGCGAGGACTACTTAGACGGCGTTAGTATATTTGACTCCGTCGAGGGCGTGCCGCACCGCCACCTCGTGAGCTTTGGCATGAGTAAGCTTTACTACGATCCGCAAAGTGCGCAGGAAGAATTTAGCTGCTGGGGATTTGAGTTGAGTATACGCGTCGCTCCGTTTGCGGATGATCCAAACTCAAAGTCTAGTGGCGGCAATATAGTCCCAAGCGAGCCTTTTTGGGCGATATCTCTTATGCAAAATCTCGCCAAATACGTCTACAACAGCAAAAAATGGTTCGAGGCTTATCATTTTTATACCGACTAATTCTCCTCTGCGCCTTAACACTGTTACGAAACTAGTAGGCGTCGCCTTCGCACCAGATCCAGTGCTAGGCGGCATAGACACGCCAAACGGCAGAGTAGAGTTTCTCCAGATGGTCGGTATCACGCAGCGCGAGCTAGACTGGCTACGCGAAGACCCGACTACGCAGCGCGTAGAGAGACTGATAAACATAATGCGCAAGGATAATCCTCTGCTAATCACAGATTTAAATCGTACGAAAGAATACGTTTGATTTAATAGCAATCAGATCGGCAAGGCAAATTTAGCCTTGGCAGTAAGTAATGGCCGGAAATTTGCTAGCCCTTGCCGGCTATTTTTATCTCTTTTGCTATTAATTTCTAATTTATACATCCGATTTCTCATAAAAATCAGTAAAATTTAACCGACTTAGCTTTGTCTAAAAATCTCATCTTGCACAAACAAGAAATGATTGGATTTGCAGCAATATATTTAGCTGATTTTTTGGTTATACGCAAATGCGCTCAAATTTATTGGTTAATTTATAAAAAGCAAATTTACTCACGTGCACTGCATAAAAAACGCGCTCACCCGCGTCCGCTCGCACCAAAACACATATAAAATCCCGCCGCTGCCGAAATATACCTCGCCGCCTTGCTCGCAGCTCGGAAGCTCGCTATCAAGCTGCATCAAAAACTCCATCTTTTCGCCGCATATCGGACACGTCGGCACCAAGGCACCCTGTATCCACGAGGGCTCGCCGCCGATGCGTGCGAGGTTTTGTCTGCTGTTTGACATCCCCCAGTCCTGAGCCGCCCAGTGCGCCGGCGTGGGCGCAAGTGTTACTTCGCACTCCTTTATCGGCTCGTCCTGCACGTATTCGACCTGCGTCCTTTCGCCGATACGCCGCGGCATACCTTGCGCGTCGTGCTCGTAAAAGACTATCTCGCCTTCGTAGCCCAGAGTGTCCTTTGGCAGCGTGCGGCCGTCCCTCCGCTCGCGCAGCAGGCTGTCCGCTAGCGCAAAATACGCCGCCGCATCACCTTGTAGCCGCCAAAACCGCTCGTATAAACCGGGCATACTAAAGCCGTCGCGTTCGAAATCTCGCGCTAAATTTAGCGCCTCATCCCGCTTGCCCATACTTATTTTCCTTTATAGTTTTATCGCAAATTTTACCAGAATTTTATCTTGCTTTTGCGCCAAATTTAAAGCCATCGGGTGTGGGAAAATTAAGCTTTAAGATAATTTAAGAATCATGCGGATTAGGCAATACGAAAAACTCAAATTTCATCTCGCAAAACCGTAAATCAAACCTGCCTAAATTCGATGCCTCAAAAGCAGGTTTGATTTACGGTTCAAAAACCGACCTTGCGCCGCCCTCTTAAATTTTCGTCGCGCTCCCGCCAAACTCCACGCGAAACTCCGTTAGCCCCTCGCCGCTTTTACACGAGGTTTTAAACCCTAGCTCTTTGCAAAAAGTTTTAACGATATGAAGCCCGATGCCAAAGCCGCCGTTTCGCTCGTCAAACCGCGTGTAAAGCTCGAAAATCCGCGGCAAATTTTCTTTCGCGATACCTGCGCCGCTGTTTGAAATCACGAGCGCAGCAGGGGTTAAATTTACGCTTACCGAGCCGTTTTCGTCGCAGTATTTTATGGCGTTACTTAGCAGATTGTCGATGATTTTTCGCGTTTTTTATAGGATGAGCGCAGCTGCACCTCGGCGATTTGCGTACTTAATTTTATATTTTTTTGCTCCAAATTTAGCCCAAAATACCCGATCCTCTCGCGCACCAACTCGCTCAAGCTAAAGCTCGTCACCGCGCCGTCCTCTTTGCCGCTAAGCTTTACTAGCGTGAGGTCCTCGTATAGCGTCGAGATCGTTTTGGAGGCGGTTTTTATGTTATTTAAGTATTTTTTCGGATCGGTTTCAAACATCTCGATACTCATCAAAATGACGCTAAGAGGCGTGTTTATCTCGTGCGTCGTATCCCTGATAAAGCCATTTAAAAAGTCGATGCGGCGGTAAAGCGGACGCAGCGAAAGACGGATGATAAAATAAGCTATAACTAAAATAGCAAGCAGTATCATAAACGAGAAAAATATTATC contains:
- the rny gene encoding ribonuclease Y; translated protein: MIEILIGLGAGAAGAGAGYLIAKKINDANYNIFLEQAKAKAKAIEFEAERTLKDAKIQVQEAEFEAKKKYDDKTVKLQKEYTQKFEEIGKKEQTLLNEQEILNESRAELEKSRNEAKSVYEEGLGLKASYQAKLQEALKVLEHAAGLTQEEAREEVLKKVEEKSRAEIAHIVRKHEEEAKREAKKRVNYILAQATSRFAGEFAAERLINVVDIKNDELKGRIIGKEGRNIKTLEMVLGVDIIIDDMPHAITLSSFNLYRRAIATRVIELLVQDGRIQPARIEDLHKKVCEEFEASILEEGENIVIDLGLSKIHPEIMKLIGKLKFRASYGQNALAHSLEVAHLAGIIAAETGGDEKLAKRAGLLHDIGKALTHEFEGSHVDLGAEICKRYKEHPVVINAIYAHHGHEEATSVESAAVCAADALSAARPGARREVLESFLKRVEEIENIAKSKEGIKQAYAINAGREIRVIANAKLINDDEAVLVAKEIAAEIESKVQYPGEIKVNVIRETRAIEMAK
- the ftsY gene encoding signal recognition particle-docking protein FtsY gives rise to the protein MFGFLKKGLDKTLAAIRSSKPADKKISKEILEEILLEADIAYEIVEEVLYYLPPQNEVKKDDLKRLLNTYFIYESEREAKVGKPFVELILGVNGAGKTTTIAKLANLYKNEGKSVILGACDTFRAGAIEQLRQWATRTDVPIVATQQGHDPSAVAFDTISSAVAKNLDNVILDTAGRLQNQTNLANELSKIVRIADRAYAGAPHRKILILDGTQGNAGLAQAKAFNDIVSLDGVIITKLDGTPKGGALFGVARELELPILYIGTGETMNDLVKFDPHDFVDTIVDEIYA
- a CDS encoding suppressor of fused domain protein — encoded protein: MRLNTVTKLVGVAFAPDPVLGGIDTPNGRVEFLQMVGITQRELDWLREDPTTQRVERLINIMRKDNPLLITDLNRTKEYV
- a CDS encoding 5-formyltetrahydrofolate cyclo-ligase, which codes for MKRALNLIKKEFRRDAKRILKKEVQISARAKHYKMFKPLLNLLTELKAKRILIFNPLLYEPNCYILRRELAKRYEIFVPFMLGISLEMVKSRLPLISRTKFGVKEPLSTKIFKKRIDVAIVPTLGVDGNMARIGHGKGFYDRFFANLPYRPTLIFVEILDNFTNEIISEDHDVTCDFYLTPSKIYVKRGIYDRDFNRLRSRCGGRWRRLSHR
- a CDS encoding ATP-binding protein translates to MIDNLLSNAIKYCDENGSVSVNLTPAALVISNSGAGIAKENLPRIFELYTRFDERNGGFGIGLHIVKTFCKELGFKTSCKSGEGLTEFRVEFGGSATKI
- a CDS encoding sensor histidine kinase gives rise to the protein MSLLKPLKKAFTALLDRQILPIFLLYFITSAAFLVFFAQMFYEREKHFILDRDVFIVRDLQHHLQNKLQKNGEIEDDDFDDVEAFAVNLKTGEEIEDDFEPREGMPQRYKDGANSVVQFYLKNRLGEEEYYVAVKVADPEFAILTLKLKIIFFSFMILLAILVIAYFIIRLSLRPLYRRIDFLNGFIRDTTHEINTPLSVILMSIEMFETDPKKYLNNIKTASKTISTLYEDLTLVKLSGKEDGAVTSFSLSELVRERIGYFGLNLEQKNIKLSTQIAEVQLRSSYKKREKSSTIC
- a CDS encoding suppressor of fused domain protein encodes the protein MTTQEYEAKFSEDDAPGWDAIAGALEKIYDPANERHYASWLHASLGGEDYLDGVSIFDSVEGVPHRHLVSFGMSKLYYDPQSAQEEFSCWGFELSIRVAPFADDPNSKSSGGNIVPSEPFWAISLMQNLAKYVYNSKKWFEAYHFYTD
- a CDS encoding DedA family protein; the protein is MQEMLTSLSTYGYVIVFLYSLGGGMVAIIAAGVLAHLGKMDITVSIVLAAVANAIGDTLLFYVSRYNRAAVMPYLAKHKRKLAFSQILFKQHGNKIIFFKKFIYGLKTLIPLAIGLTKYSFAKFSVINVISAAVWAVLLGLGSFWAGEAFERAWDFMGENGWLMPVTMFSLLTLIWVYLQEATKKKGRSE
- a CDS encoding DUF945 family protein, coding for MKKLLIALVIIAAVVFGGLKFNANKVEEKYNEALNLIKANGMEVKNSVFESGLLKSHANYDVVLSKGYIDEIISLGEDYKPSEDLTIKIDMNISHGFDSLLGKFELAGDAEFLNDPYKNFIKEIFDTTRPIKFHADGASGGDKKFVFELVGVQKEQDGNKLNLAKSFLNFDINGEKKITGVSLANDFIDFTSKEDIAIKIKNIDYDVKYETPIEPKMISKALVNSNYKFELGGIDVISGAELLQIGKITSDSKLTVLSDTLTQDDTSTIEKIKYGKYEFKDFLIKTKFSNLDKGAFEDVINAKGEPEAQLTAIMQALDKLIKRAPKLTFENLNFKNAAGKSYISNFEISIDPDGIDSQNLLENIPTAINFSGKIELDTTPGAFIFGSGEEKDGVDAMLVNGGLFIENGGKYVTIFKYNKRTQDLIFNENLSLKSIFQ
- a CDS encoding TlpA family protein disulfide reductase encodes the protein MKKTLLIIPFLALLLGGCGDENKSDANKTSDATPTTTTSAPTQNQSASASIEAPFELTLMDESKMTLQKFDKGFKVEGNDEAILFNFFATWCPPCKAEIPHLNNLSDKFKGKLKIVSVLMEDKSKDEIDAFMKKFKINFDISYGENNFLFAKALGGVVGIPYMVLYKPNGEYATHYVGLVPEEMLESDINKVIN
- a CDS encoding lipid-binding SYLF domain-containing protein — protein: MREILLAIFCVLALVANDELVLDASNSFTTTMHKNSDAPVKALLQNAKAVVVFPSITKVGFVLGGMHGKGVMLVGNPYAPSEMMVVDISGGSIGLQVGYENSSLVLFILKDSLVADIKDAKITINADASFAFADTGKFYGRVSDFSFTSDIYAYTDNDGFFAGASFGGAVLAKTNDAPLRMDSYGYNALMSAISKY